A window of the Candidatus Gastranaerophilales bacterium genome harbors these coding sequences:
- a CDS encoding TolC family protein encodes MKNKILIILLIMTMAATQAAFIGKAQSIEETGNMQMKPAPSKKEIKALEKKLKAEEKAEKERIKCAKKQEKKVEQDVKMTQTHFVDKKQAEQFGNVVDNVIKQENISPTKSDAKVVEGYVQETFILSLDDCIAKALQTNPIIRSAFSNSEIDKTKIGQAWSKYLPTFSMTNGATRNRFLTINFPVPQQYYTFYNAIDASTTQLIFDFGKTKAKADASKKVYEASVATLNETINNTIYNVKEAYYQLLYSMEKQNVYLDAIDAYSLQYKQASAFYTIGTKPKIDVVNAEYNLGNARLGYIKASNETQIAYAKLNNAMGIPKEVDYKLLDKLKVQDYVCDFDFLARAAFESRPELESFRKKALASKLNVRYSKRAFYPDIEFVGQIQAGGGTSFTDDYGFKVGAQMAYKTTNFYLLKKQVDEAKATYQRDLADLAVEENDLYLEVREAYINLKNAKESVPVSALAVKKAEEQYKLASGRYKAGVGDAIEFKDAENTYRSARLDYLNALVNYNVSAASLEKVIGSKLVAK; translated from the coding sequence ATGAAAAATAAAATTTTAATAATACTGTTAATTATGACGATGGCTGCTACGCAAGCTGCTTTTATCGGCAAAGCCCAATCTATAGAAGAAACAGGTAATATGCAAATGAAACCCGCTCCTTCCAAAAAAGAGATTAAAGCGCTTGAGAAAAAACTAAAAGCAGAAGAAAAAGCCGAAAAAGAACGGATAAAGTGTGCAAAAAAACAAGAAAAAAAGGTTGAACAGGATGTTAAGATGACCCAAACTCATTTTGTTGATAAAAAACAGGCGGAGCAATTCGGTAATGTCGTAGATAATGTTATTAAGCAGGAAAATATTAGCCCTACAAAGTCGGATGCTAAAGTAGTAGAAGGTTATGTGCAGGAAACCTTTATTTTATCTCTTGATGATTGTATAGCAAAGGCTCTGCAAACAAATCCCATTATACGTTCAGCTTTTAGTAACAGCGAAATTGACAAAACTAAAATAGGTCAGGCCTGGTCTAAATATTTGCCTACTTTTTCTATGACAAACGGCGCAACAAGAAACAGGTTTTTGACAATTAACTTCCCTGTTCCGCAGCAATATTATACTTTTTATAATGCTATTGACGCCAGTACTACGCAGTTGATTTTTGACTTCGGTAAGACAAAGGCAAAGGCAGATGCATCTAAAAAAGTTTATGAAGCGTCTGTTGCTACTTTAAATGAAACCATAAATAACACTATTTATAATGTAAAAGAAGCTTATTATCAGTTGCTTTATTCTATGGAAAAGCAGAATGTTTATTTGGATGCTATTGATGCGTATTCATTGCAATATAAACAGGCATCCGCTTTTTATACAATAGGTACAAAACCTAAAATCGACGTGGTTAATGCAGAATATAATTTAGGTAATGCAAGGTTGGGATATATTAAAGCTTCCAATGAAACCCAGATTGCGTATGCGAAATTAAATAATGCCATGGGTATTCCCAAAGAGGTTGATTATAAACTTCTTGATAAATTAAAAGTGCAGGATTACGTTTGTGATTTTGATTTTTTGGCAAGAGCTGCTTTTGAATCAAGACCCGAGCTTGAGTCTTTCAGAAAAAAAGCTTTGGCCTCAAAACTTAACGTAAGATACAGCAAGAGAGCATTTTATCCTGACATTGAATTTGTAGGTCAAATCCAAGCCGGCGGCGGTACTTCTTTTACTGATGATTACGGGTTTAAAGTGGGCGCTCAAATGGCATACAAGACCACTAATTTTTACCTGCTTAAAAAACAGGTGGATGAAGCAAAAGCCACATATCAAAGAGACTTGGCTGATTTAGCGGTGGAGGAAAACGACCTGTATTTGGAAGTAAGAGAAGCTTATATTAATTTAAAAAATGCAAAAGAAAGTGTTCCTGTTTCTGCTCTTGCCGTTAAAAAAGCAGAGGAGCAGTATAAGTTGGCAAGCGGCAGATATAAAGCCGGAGTCGGTGACGCCATTGAATTTAAAGATGCAGAAAACACCTACAGAAGTGCCAGATTAGATTATTTGAATGCTTTAGTGAACTATAATGTATCAGCAGCGAGTCTTGAAAAAGTAATCGGTTCAAAGCTGGTTGCAAAATAA
- a CDS encoding tetratricopeptide repeat protein: MRKYSILFLALLIAFHVNSSADAMSKKAFKYYQNGNKLYQIKDYEGAKTQYEKAVNIDPVESILYIKLAGVQVELGEKREALENYKTALRYTPNDSSIYTSIGNIYQELNEYENAYAAYKKALELAPDYKYNYFNIAIVQNSLGNYQAAIENYKIFLNTYPEHIIAHKNIATTYLNANLPQGAIKEYEQLIKNHPADFDDWTNYGRAFLMDGNYKKAVTILKSACEKEPENALSRLYLAQAYQAVDNKQSAIKYYKEAIMMDPRFVNAKFDLANLLFDEKNYDDAIEFYVAYLRDMPNNSDAYYNLGIAYEAKNDVNSALSAFTKALALKPDDPNITQEIGRCYHLAKDYEKAIDYYLKALQAKPDDASLLYNIALAYSQNSDTDNSIIYLNKSLKIKDNRQVKQDLAKAYTKKGQEAYSQNNYAQAVELYKKAITTDVNYAQAYQNLADIVFASKTSEEIINNMKENVEKEPDNPDLKVVYGEMLLQKDMKEEAKEQFSKAIELDENNTIAKGYMADIFYGEKKYNESLVYYSDVLKAQPYNSDVMVKLGNIYKEKNDNANAVKYYQNALTADPQNITANFNLAVIYMESKNNAKAKELLGAIIKEKPEFPSSYYLYGIILDNEKKYNEAIKNYEKFLTLAPKDENAPIIKKRTAELKNYIKQLSGRKK, translated from the coding sequence ATGAGAAAGTATTCTATATTATTTCTGGCGCTGCTGATAGCATTCCATGTTAATTCAAGCGCTGATGCAATGTCAAAGAAAGCTTTTAAATATTATCAAAACGGCAATAAACTATATCAAATAAAAGACTATGAAGGTGCAAAAACCCAGTATGAAAAAGCCGTTAACATAGACCCTGTTGAATCAATTCTGTATATCAAACTTGCGGGAGTGCAGGTTGAGCTTGGAGAAAAACGCGAAGCCCTGGAAAATTATAAGACGGCTTTAAGATACACTCCGAATGACAGCTCTATATACACAAGCATAGGCAACATTTACCAGGAACTAAACGAGTATGAAAATGCTTACGCTGCGTACAAAAAAGCACTGGAACTTGCCCCTGACTATAAATATAATTACTTTAATATTGCAATAGTACAAAATTCTTTAGGTAATTATCAGGCGGCTATAGAAAATTATAAAATATTTTTAAATACCTATCCCGAGCATATAATTGCTCACAAAAATATTGCCACAACGTATCTGAACGCAAACCTTCCTCAGGGAGCAATAAAAGAGTATGAACAGCTTATTAAAAATCATCCTGCTGATTTTGATGATTGGACGAATTACGGCAGAGCTTTTTTAATGGACGGCAACTACAAAAAAGCCGTAACTATCCTAAAATCAGCCTGCGAAAAAGAACCTGAAAATGCTCTTAGCAGGTTATATCTGGCTCAGGCATATCAGGCTGTCGATAACAAACAGTCAGCAATAAAATATTATAAAGAAGCAATTATGATGGACCCTCGTTTTGTTAATGCAAAATTTGACCTCGCCAACCTGCTTTTTGATGAAAAAAATTACGACGATGCCATAGAATTTTATGTAGCTTATTTAAGAGATATGCCCAATAATTCTGATGCCTATTATAATTTAGGAATTGCTTATGAAGCAAAAAATGATGTAAATAGTGCCTTAAGCGCTTTTACAAAAGCGCTGGCGCTCAAACCCGATGACCCTAATATAACTCAGGAGATAGGCAGATGCTACCATCTTGCAAAAGACTACGAAAAAGCAATCGACTACTACTTAAAAGCATTGCAAGCCAAGCCTGATGATGCTTCGTTGCTTTACAACATAGCTTTAGCCTACTCCCAAAACAGCGATACAGATAATTCCATTATTTACCTGAATAAATCTTTAAAAATAAAAGACAACCGCCAGGTAAAACAGGATTTGGCAAAAGCTTATACAAAAAAAGGGCAGGAAGCTTATTCACAAAACAATTATGCACAGGCGGTAGAACTTTATAAAAAGGCTATCACCACTGATGTAAATTATGCACAAGCTTACCAGAATTTAGCCGATATAGTTTTTGCTTCAAAGACTTCTGAAGAAATTATTAATAATATGAAAGAAAATGTTGAAAAAGAGCCTGATAATCCTGATTTAAAAGTTGTTTACGGTGAAATGCTTCTGCAAAAAGACATGAAGGAAGAAGCAAAAGAACAATTTTCTAAAGCAATTGAACTGGACGAAAACAACACTATAGCAAAAGGTTATATGGCCGATATTTTCTACGGGGAAAAAAAATACAATGAGAGTCTGGTATACTACTCGGATGTGCTGAAAGCTCAACCCTATAACTCAGATGTTATGGTAAAGCTCGGTAATATTTACAAAGAAAAAAATGATAATGCAAACGCTGTCAAATATTATCAAAATGCCTTGACGGCAGACCCTCAAAATATTACGGCAAACTTTAACCTTGCCGTAATCTATATGGAGAGCAAAAATAATGCCAAGGCAAAAGAATTATTAGGCGCTATAATAAAAGAAAAACCAGAATTTCCTTCTTCTTATTATTTGTATGGCATAATATTGGATAATGAGAAAAAATATAATGAAGCTATCAAAAATTATGAGAAATTTTTAACCTTAGCACCAAAAGACGAAAATGCCCCCATAATAAAAAAGAGAACGGCAGAGTTAAAAAACTATATTAAACAGTTGAGCGGACGAAAAAAATGA
- a CDS encoding cell envelope integrity protein TolA, which translates to MNEIFITKTNNPFSSIKHGLSLFMEESKEKMSLTKSLFISFFLHILFFVLGFFILQAIIILLMYLGFDLSLFDRPKAKIRDIEFVLLNPEKYNVKKSFTKKTTAQNNRALAGPRPDKRMYSDDEGGLKSIKKSKITAASNVVNETPQKNTRKAVSQANIPLAKTPKKGSSAPILNMPSPFAINMPKVKTISDDVGFGAGSKQGYHSPSAGSTSVISDGEGAGGSGKGDSVGTGERKGGGGYYYGTAGTPKPGSANQYGNDANDVDLRPYVTELQRKIVRNWAMPSSGNNKKTVLFLRISKSGSLMVLNIRTPSGDPVTDNSAIAAVKKAQPFNALPAGYKNSYADVILTFDYNVSARQN; encoded by the coding sequence ATGAACGAAATATTTATTACAAAAACAAATAATCCGTTTTCTTCCATAAAACATGGTCTATCCCTATTTATGGAAGAATCGAAAGAAAAAATGTCATTAACAAAATCGTTGTTTATATCATTCTTTTTGCACATTTTATTTTTTGTTCTGGGCTTTTTTATACTGCAGGCAATTATCATTTTGCTTATGTATTTGGGCTTTGATTTATCACTTTTTGACCGGCCTAAAGCAAAAATAAGAGATATAGAATTTGTACTGCTTAACCCTGAAAAATACAACGTCAAAAAATCTTTCACAAAAAAAACTACGGCTCAAAATAATCGGGCTTTGGCAGGACCAAGACCTGATAAAAGAATGTACAGCGATGATGAGGGCGGACTTAAAAGTATAAAAAAGTCAAAAATTACAGCCGCATCCAACGTGGTTAATGAAACTCCTCAAAAAAACACACGCAAAGCTGTTTCTCAGGCAAATATCCCGCTTGCAAAAACCCCTAAAAAGGGTTCAAGCGCACCTATATTAAATATGCCCAGCCCGTTTGCAATTAATATGCCAAAAGTAAAAACCATATCCGACGATGTAGGTTTTGGCGCGGGAAGCAAACAAGGCTACCACTCACCTTCAGCGGGTTCAACCTCTGTTATCTCTGACGGTGAAGGCGCAGGCGGAAGCGGAAAAGGCGACAGTGTGGGGACAGGAGAAAGAAAAGGCGGCGGCGGTTATTATTACGGTACAGCAGGAACACCAAAACCCGGAAGTGCCAATCAATACGGTAACGATGCCAATGATGTTGATTTAAGACCTTATGTAACAGAACTCCAAAGAAAAATAGTAAGAAACTGGGCAATGCCAAGCTCCGGTAATAATAAGAAAACTGTCTTGTTCTTGAGAATTTCAAAATCAGGCTCGTTGATGGTTTTAAATATCAGAACTCCTTCAGGAGACCCTGTTACCGACAACAGCGCTATTGCCGCCGTAAAAAAAGCCCAGCCGTTTAATGCTTTGCCTGCGGGTTATAAAAATTCTTACGCTGATGTAATTTTAACATTTGACTATAATGTAAGCGCCAGACAAAACTAA
- a CDS encoding DUF475 domain-containing protein: MLRYYKSSIILTIIGIICAYLWGEYRTPGAGLLSVFIVAVLSILEVSLSFDNAVVNAMRLEKMTPEWQHRFLTWGIVIAVFGMRLVFPVIIVSVFANISILETMYITINDVDKYKHYLELSHIAVLTFGGSFLLMLFLHYFFNEKKVIHWLKPIEEKLSHVGHISGIETVATLLGISILQSFVPEAERMHAILAGLAGVILYIVIHGLSEFMEEKANHTEALTCPKQSFKAGFIAFMYLELIDASFSLDGVLGAFALSKDVIIITIGLAIGAMFVRSFTIMMVEKKTLKQFLYLEHGAHWAIGALAVIMLIATVKPVPEAITGLIGLVFIVAAYISSIKHNDKKSV; this comes from the coding sequence ATGTTACGTTACTATAAATCTTCTATAATATTAACAATTATAGGTATTATTTGTGCATATTTATGGGGTGAATACCGGACGCCGGGCGCCGGGCTGTTATCTGTTTTTATCGTAGCGGTACTGAGTATTCTTGAAGTCAGCTTATCATTTGACAATGCCGTAGTAAATGCTATGAGATTAGAAAAAATGACCCCTGAATGGCAGCATAGATTCTTAACCTGGGGGATTGTTATTGCGGTATTTGGGATGAGATTGGTGTTTCCGGTTATAATTGTATCTGTGTTTGCAAATATTTCCATTCTTGAAACAATGTATATAACAATAAACGATGTAGATAAATATAAACACTACCTTGAACTAAGTCATATCGCAGTATTGACTTTCGGGGGAAGTTTCCTTCTAATGCTCTTTCTTCACTATTTCTTTAATGAAAAAAAAGTAATCCACTGGTTAAAACCTATCGAAGAAAAACTATCCCATGTCGGTCATATTAGCGGTATTGAAACAGTTGCCACACTGCTTGGTATTTCGATTTTACAATCCTTTGTACCTGAAGCGGAAAGAATGCATGCTATTTTAGCAGGTCTGGCGGGAGTTATTTTATACATAGTAATCCATGGGTTAAGTGAATTTATGGAAGAAAAAGCAAATCATACAGAAGCGCTGACCTGCCCTAAACAGTCGTTTAAGGCGGGTTTTATTGCTTTTATGTACCTTGAATTAATAGATGCATCCTTCTCGTTAGACGGCGTACTCGGGGCTTTTGCACTAAGCAAAGATGTAATAATTATCACAATAGGTCTTGCTATAGGGGCAATGTTTGTCCGTTCATTTACTATTATGATGGTAGAGAAAAAGACACTAAAACAATTTTTATATTTAGAACACGGCGCACACTGGGCAATAGGCGCTTTGGCGGTAATCATGCTTATAGCAACCGTAAAACCCGTACCGGAAGCCATTACAGGGCTTATTGGTCTTGTTTTTATCGTTGCCGCTTATATTTCTTCCATTAAACACAACGATAAAAAATCCGTATAA
- a CDS encoding polyribonucleotide nucleotidyltransferase, with translation MNENVKSCRFEIGGKEVVVETGKLAKQASGAVTIRVGDTLLLVTATVSENPRPGIDFFPLTVDYEEKMSAVGKIPGGFLRKEGRPGDKAILASRLIDRPIRPLFPKGFRNDVQITAQVFSSDQSEQPDVLAILAASFALSLSGAPFEGPIGAARIGRIDGNMVVNPTYNQVDKSDMNIVIAGTEDSVIMVEAGLDFVSEDDIMAAVDLAQAEIKKQVAMQKQFMQECGKAPVEFVNPYDTTELAEFISNLAYDIVSDAYHNFDNDYRRNKLKEAKELVAAKLEELPEEHSIKVFIASSPLDFVSEEFKSLEKKIMRKMITDEGTRADGRNPQEVRPIWVEVGVLPRAHGSAVFTRGQTQVLSVCTVAGPSMAQELDGIDPQTKKRYMHSYAFPGYSVGEAKPLRGAGRREIGHGALAERAIIPSLPSEEECGYAIRVTSDVIESNGSTSMASTCGSSLALMDAGIPVKTMIGGVAMGLIQESSKITVLTDIQGIEDFLGDMDFKVTGNETGITALQMDMKIKGISRETLTNALYQAKDGRLHILSKMKEVISAPREEMSDWAPKIMTFKIPVDCIGGVIGPGGKTIRNIIDSSGATIDIVDDGTVTITSVDQEGANIAKSMVDALALKLVPGLVSKGVVTRILPIGAIVEIAPGKDGMVHISQIAQERVNQVEDYIKLGDRVIVKVTEVDDRGRTKMTIKGVTDEEKAALG, from the coding sequence ATGAATGAAAATGTAAAATCTTGCAGATTTGAAATCGGCGGCAAAGAAGTTGTCGTTGAAACAGGAAAGTTGGCTAAGCAAGCCAGCGGAGCAGTGACTATAAGGGTCGGAGATACTTTGTTATTGGTAACAGCTACAGTTAGCGAAAACCCAAGACCGGGTATAGATTTCTTCCCGTTAACAGTTGATTATGAAGAAAAAATGTCTGCGGTAGGCAAAATTCCCGGCGGATTTTTAAGAAAAGAGGGCAGACCCGGTGATAAAGCTATTTTAGCAAGCAGATTAATAGACAGACCTATCAGACCTTTATTCCCTAAAGGCTTTAGGAACGATGTTCAGATAACAGCACAGGTGTTTAGTTCAGACCAATCCGAACAACCTGATGTATTGGCAATATTAGCGGCTTCTTTCGCTTTATCGTTGAGCGGAGCCCCTTTTGAAGGACCTATCGGCGCAGCAAGAATAGGAAGAATTGACGGTAATATGGTTGTTAACCCTACTTACAACCAGGTTGATAAAAGCGATATGAATATCGTGATAGCAGGAACGGAAGATTCTGTTATTATGGTTGAAGCAGGGCTCGATTTTGTATCGGAAGATGATATTATGGCTGCTGTTGATTTAGCTCAGGCAGAAATTAAAAAACAGGTTGCAATGCAAAAGCAATTTATGCAGGAATGCGGCAAAGCTCCCGTTGAGTTTGTAAACCCTTATGATACAACAGAGCTGGCTGAATTTATTTCAAACTTGGCTTATGATATAGTTTCTGATGCATATCATAACTTTGATAATGATTACAGACGCAATAAGCTTAAAGAAGCAAAAGAACTTGTGGCTGCTAAATTGGAAGAGCTGCCTGAAGAACATTCAATTAAAGTTTTCATCGCTTCAAGTCCGTTGGATTTTGTTTCGGAAGAATTTAAATCTTTAGAAAAGAAAATAATGCGCAAAATGATTACCGATGAAGGTACAAGAGCTGACGGCAGAAATCCGCAGGAAGTTCGTCCTATCTGGGTTGAAGTTGGTGTTCTTCCAAGAGCGCACGGAAGTGCGGTTTTCACAAGAGGTCAAACCCAGGTACTTTCCGTATGTACGGTGGCAGGTCCGAGTATGGCACAAGAGCTTGACGGCATTGACCCTCAAACTAAAAAGAGATATATGCACAGCTACGCTTTCCCGGGCTATTCCGTAGGTGAAGCTAAGCCTCTTAGAGGTGCCGGCAGAAGAGAAATCGGGCACGGCGCGCTGGCTGAAAGAGCCATTATCCCTTCTCTTCCTTCAGAAGAAGAATGCGGTTATGCAATAAGAGTTACGTCTGATGTTATTGAATCTAACGGTTCAACAAGTATGGCAAGTACTTGCGGAAGTTCCTTAGCGCTTATGGACGCTGGTATTCCCGTTAAGACTATGATTGGCGGAGTGGCTATGGGTCTTATTCAGGAATCATCAAAAATTACTGTGTTGACAGATATTCAAGGCATTGAAGACTTCTTAGGCGATATGGACTTCAAAGTTACAGGCAACGAAACAGGAATTACCGCTCTTCAAATGGATATGAAGATAAAAGGTATTTCAAGAGAAACCTTAACCAATGCCCTTTATCAGGCAAAAGACGGCAGACTGCATATTTTGAGTAAAATGAAAGAAGTTATATCGGCTCCAAGAGAAGAAATGTCTGATTGGGCGCCAAAAATTATGACGTTCAAAATCCCTGTTGACTGCATAGGCGGTGTAATAGGACCCGGCGGTAAGACCATCAGGAATATTATTGACAGCTCAGGTGCTACTATTGATATAGTTGATGACGGCACAGTTACAATTACAAGTGTGGACCAGGAAGGAGCTAATATAGCAAAATCAATGGTTGATGCTTTGGCATTGAAATTAGTTCCCGGATTGGTTTCAAAAGGTGTGGTAACAAGGATACTTCCTATCGGTGCGATTGTTGAAATTGCCCCGGGTAAAGACGGTATGGTTCACATTTCTCAAATTGCACAAGAAAGAGTAAATCAAGTTGAAGATTATATTAAACTTGGCGATAGAGTAATTGTTAAAGTTACCGAAGTCGACGACAGAGGTCGTACAAAAATGACTATCAAAGGTGTAACCGATGAAGAAAAAGCAGCTTTAGGCTAG